One candidate division WOR-3 bacterium genomic window carries:
- a CDS encoding hydrogenase iron-sulfur subunit: MSRTERLTTASPLTVFACQTALARLPADRGDDHLQVRELVCAGRVDAGLLLAEFEKGAERVLVLACEPPCCRHEGGAERACRQVQVTWQLLRTLGLDPAALALELVDAHGSSRAVRPEQK, from the coding sequence ATGAGTAGAACCGAACGGTTAACAACCGCCTCACCGCTGACTGTGTTCGCGTGTCAGACCGCACTCGCCCGGCTGCCAGCCGACCGTGGTGATGATCATCTCCAAGTCCGTGAACTGGTCTGCGCTGGTCGGGTAGATGCCGGACTACTCCTCGCCGAGTTTGAGAAGGGCGCTGAACGTGTCCTCGTTCTTGCCTGCGAACCGCCATGCTGCCGGCACGAAGGTGGCGCTGAGCGCGCATGCCGGCAGGTCCAGGTCACCTGGCAACTGCTTCGAACACTTGGCCTTGACCCGGCTGCGCTCGCACTCGAGCTGGTTGATGCCCACGGCTCATCGCGGGCAGTCCGACCGGAACAGAAATGA
- a CDS encoding FAD-dependent oxidoreductase produces the protein MTRPELTLARIRRAFEQGRAAITLPEEGKQFRVQPIPASSCRVACPAGVNVKAYVGLIASQQFNRALEVVLQSNPLPGICGRVCTHPCEAECRRAEIDAPVAIRLLKRFIADFAFSDASAVSDKYRSIVTPNGIRVAIVGSGPAGITAASDLARLGYSVTVFEALDRPGGMMRVGIPAFRLPHAIIDQEVGALTRLGIEIQTSSPIDDPKRLLADGYAAVFWATGCHSGIGLGLALEDQLEGVEDCTDFLRTTNLGVRSEIPSRVLVIGGGNSAVDAARVAWRLGAHEVQIVYRRTRKEMPADREEIEDALAEAITLRCLTQPVAFLHREGHVTGLRCIRTRLGEPDASGRRRPVPVPGSEFEIQADLVVKAIGQRPDPSPLERAGIKLTAAGTAAVDPDSGAASVPGIFCGGDVVTGPATVIDAIAAGHRAARGIDSFITGRPRSAPDCTSRESEVLAPALTAVLIDRVRSHKLARHMRKSFAEVEQPLTREQAVEEARRCLRCGPCAECIRCSALCARRQVALSLPGIETELLIRVPAIEALFDQPAKARTVLVRRSGAGQTEMLARLVAARVDPELCRGCGDCISVCIHEAVSLVETDIGLKLASVDLARCRGCGTCIAACPTGALSDRREPEPEDNE, from the coding sequence ATGACCCGACCTGAACTCACCCTGGCGCGTATCCGGCGGGCGTTCGAGCAGGGTCGAGCCGCTATTACCTTACCTGAGGAAGGAAAACAGTTCCGCGTGCAGCCGATACCAGCATCATCCTGCCGTGTCGCCTGTCCGGCCGGTGTGAATGTCAAGGCATACGTTGGCCTGATCGCAAGCCAGCAGTTCAACCGGGCACTCGAAGTAGTACTCCAGTCAAACCCGTTGCCCGGCATCTGTGGACGGGTATGCACTCATCCGTGCGAAGCCGAGTGCCGCCGCGCCGAGATTGATGCGCCGGTCGCTATCCGACTGCTCAAACGTTTCATCGCGGACTTTGCGTTCTCGGACGCTTCCGCCGTGTCGGACAAGTACCGCTCGATAGTCACACCCAACGGCATTCGCGTTGCCATTGTCGGATCAGGCCCGGCTGGAATCACCGCGGCCAGCGACCTTGCCCGACTTGGGTACTCGGTCACAGTCTTTGAGGCCTTGGACCGCCCGGGTGGCATGATGCGGGTTGGCATTCCGGCATTCCGCCTGCCGCATGCGATCATTGACCAAGAAGTCGGTGCCCTTACCAGGCTCGGCATCGAAATCCAGACCTCGAGTCCGATTGACGACCCGAAACGGCTATTGGCCGATGGGTACGCGGCTGTGTTTTGGGCCACCGGTTGCCATTCCGGTATCGGCCTTGGGCTCGCACTCGAGGATCAACTCGAAGGTGTGGAAGACTGTACTGATTTCCTGCGTACGACCAACCTCGGTGTACGGAGCGAAATTCCGTCTCGAGTTCTGGTCATCGGTGGCGGCAATTCCGCGGTGGACGCGGCCCGAGTCGCATGGCGATTGGGTGCCCATGAGGTCCAGATTGTCTACCGCCGGACCCGCAAGGAAATGCCGGCTGACCGGGAAGAAATCGAGGACGCGCTGGCTGAAGCTATCACACTGCGCTGCCTTACCCAGCCGGTGGCTTTCTTGCATCGTGAAGGGCACGTCACCGGGCTACGCTGCATCCGGACGCGTCTTGGTGAGCCGGATGCAAGTGGTCGGCGTCGACCGGTACCAGTACCGGGCTCAGAGTTCGAAATCCAGGCCGACCTCGTAGTGAAAGCAATTGGCCAGCGGCCAGACCCTTCCCCACTCGAACGGGCCGGCATCAAACTTACCGCAGCCGGGACCGCGGCAGTTGACCCCGATTCTGGTGCTGCATCTGTACCAGGCATCTTCTGCGGCGGCGACGTCGTTACCGGTCCAGCAACTGTAATTGACGCCATCGCTGCCGGCCACCGTGCGGCCCGAGGCATTGATTCGTTCATCACCGGCCGCCCGCGGTCTGCCCCGGACTGCACCAGCCGCGAATCCGAGGTGCTTGCACCAGCCCTGACCGCGGTACTGATTGACCGCGTGCGTTCCCATAAACTCGCCCGCCACATGCGCAAGAGCTTCGCCGAAGTCGAACAGCCACTCACTCGTGAGCAGGCAGTCGAAGAGGCGCGACGTTGTCTGCGCTGCGGTCCATGCGCCGAGTGCATACGCTGCTCAGCGCTATGCGCCAGACGGCAAGTAGCCCTCTCGCTGCCCGGCATCGAGACTGAACTACTAATCCGCGTACCGGCCATTGAAGCACTGTTCGACCAGCCGGCCAAGGCCAGAACCGTGCTCGTCCGTCGGTCGGGCGCCGGCCAGACCGAGATGCTGGCAAGACTGGTAGCGGCACGTGTGGACCCTGAGCTGTGCCGGGGCTGTGGCGACTGTATCAGCGTCTGCATCCACGAAGCCGTGAGCCTTGTTGAAACCGACATCGGCCTGAAACTCGCAAGCGTTGACCTGGCCCGGTGCCGAGGTTGCGGCACTTGTATTGCAGCATGTCCGACCGGTGCGCTCTCTGACCGTCGTGAGCCGGAACCTGAAGACAATGAGTAG
- a CDS encoding 2-oxoacid:acceptor oxidoreductase family protein — MEIKLSGFGGQGIIRMGMILGRAAAIFDNKNATLTQSFGPEARGGACSAQLIVSEHEILYPYLTSPDVLVTMSQEAYDKFESELKPGGILFIEQDLVRAHPPEPGTKLYGITATRIAEQMGNRMFANMVMLGFIVAITGIVSVEAIKKAVAGMVPDRSLAQNIQALEKGLAAGKEQLGQASAPSV; from the coding sequence ATGGAAATCAAGCTCTCCGGCTTCGGCGGCCAGGGGATCATCCGCATGGGCATGATTCTCGGCCGGGCCGCGGCGATATTCGACAACAAGAACGCAACCCTGACCCAGAGCTTCGGACCTGAGGCACGGGGCGGTGCCTGCTCAGCCCAGCTCATCGTATCTGAGCACGAGATTCTCTACCCGTATCTCACAAGCCCAGACGTCCTCGTGACAATGTCGCAGGAAGCCTACGACAAGTTCGAGTCCGAACTCAAACCAGGCGGAATCCTGTTCATCGAACAGGACCTCGTCCGTGCTCACCCGCCAGAACCGGGCACAAAGCTGTACGGCATCACCGCCACTCGTATCGCTGAGCAGATGGGCAACCGGATGTTTGCGAACATGGTAATGCTCGGCTTCATCGTCGCGATCACCGGCATTGTCTCGGTCGAGGCAATCAAGAAGGCTGTCGCCGGCATGGTACCGGACCGTTCCCTTGCCCAAAATATCCAGGCCCTGGAAAAGGGGCTTGCTGCTGGAAAAGAGCAACTGGGCCAGGCATCGGCTCCGTCGGTTTGA
- a CDS encoding thiamine pyrophosphate-dependent enzyme: MNDSGLPSINQPPAESGHHPLEPYLRMDRIPHIWCSTCGLGTVLNSFLTAVKNSGIRREDIAVVSGIGCTGRAAGYVNLDSFHTTHGRAIPFAAGLKLANPRLKVVVISGDGDLIAIGGNHFIHAARRNMDLAVICVNNFNYAMTGGQFGPTTPLTARTTTAPYGSYEHPFNLPFLAESCGATYVARWTALHVRHLTAAIREILSRRGFGFIEVISPCPTVYARRNRLGSGLDLLEFYRDNSDVRNGADTRECAIGFQERLIVGKFVDIEKPTFTDTMNASLAESVGKDYVPYQGPMEPEADIGHESTKDASGTDKT, translated from the coding sequence ATGAACGATTCCGGATTACCATCCATCAATCAACCACCAGCCGAATCTGGTCACCATCCGCTCGAACCCTACCTGCGGATGGACCGCATTCCGCATATCTGGTGCTCGACCTGCGGACTTGGGACGGTGCTGAATTCGTTCCTGACCGCGGTCAAGAACAGCGGCATTCGCCGTGAAGACATTGCGGTAGTGTCTGGTATCGGCTGTACCGGCCGCGCTGCTGGCTACGTGAACCTTGATTCATTCCACACCACCCATGGTCGGGCCATCCCGTTTGCCGCGGGTCTGAAGCTTGCCAATCCGCGGCTCAAGGTTGTGGTCATCTCCGGCGACGGCGACCTGATTGCCATCGGTGGCAACCACTTCATCCATGCCGCGCGCCGGAACATGGACCTTGCCGTCATCTGCGTCAACAACTTCAACTACGCCATGACCGGCGGCCAGTTCGGACCAACGACGCCGCTGACCGCCCGTACTACAACCGCGCCCTATGGCAGCTACGAACATCCATTCAATCTACCATTTCTGGCTGAATCCTGTGGCGCGACCTACGTTGCGCGCTGGACTGCGCTCCACGTGCGCCATCTAACCGCCGCGATTCGGGAAATTCTCTCCCGCCGTGGCTTCGGCTTCATTGAAGTCATCTCACCTTGCCCCACGGTCTATGCCCGCCGCAACCGTCTGGGCTCCGGGCTTGACCTGCTCGAGTTCTATCGCGACAACTCAGACGTTCGGAACGGTGCCGACACCCGTGAGTGCGCCATCGGGTTTCAGGAACGGCTGATCGTCGGCAAGTTCGTAGATATTGAGAAGCCAACTTTCACCGACACGATGAACGCCAGCCTTGCCGAATCGGTCGGCAAGGACTACGTCCCCTACCAGGGGCCGATGGAACCGGAAGCAGACATCGGCCACGAAAGCACGAAAGACGCCAGCGGGACGGACAAGACATGA
- a CDS encoding 2-oxoacid:acceptor oxidoreductase subunit alpha, with protein MNAAVLTGSHYWDGDYACAEGAIAAGCRFMAGYPITPSTEVAERLAERFPLVGGIFVQMEDELASMAAILGAAWAGTKAMTVTSGPGFSLMQENIGLGVMTETPCVVVNVQRGGPSTGLPTLTGQQDMMQARWGSHGDYEIIALCPCSPQECFDLTITAFNLSEQYRLPVLLMMDECVGHMTEKVVVPEPDKIKVRPRRWYRGPKENYHPYLPDKDLVPPMVRAGDDYRFHITGLTHDERGYPVINAACQHLCVTRLVEKVRRNVDDIVILDERDTEDAEVVVVSYGISYRVATRAIALARAQGIKVGSLRLVTVWPFPEKRIAELARKVKCMVMPEINLGQVFLELDRVAGCHCHTRLVPHCGGWVHDPQDILAAIVEGAKADVR; from the coding sequence GTGAATGCGGCAGTTCTGACCGGTTCGCACTATTGGGACGGCGATTACGCATGTGCCGAGGGCGCAATCGCGGCCGGCTGTCGGTTCATGGCCGGATATCCGATAACACCCTCAACCGAAGTCGCCGAACGTCTGGCTGAGCGATTCCCTCTGGTCGGCGGCATCTTCGTCCAGATGGAAGATGAGCTTGCTTCGATGGCTGCAATCCTCGGTGCGGCCTGGGCCGGCACAAAGGCCATGACGGTAACGTCAGGCCCGGGTTTCTCGCTGATGCAGGAAAACATCGGCCTCGGCGTGATGACCGAAACACCTTGTGTCGTCGTCAATGTCCAGCGGGGCGGGCCTTCGACTGGATTGCCGACCCTGACCGGCCAGCAGGACATGATGCAGGCCCGCTGGGGTTCGCACGGTGACTATGAGATTATCGCGCTCTGCCCCTGTTCGCCTCAGGAGTGTTTCGACCTCACCATCACCGCTTTCAACCTGTCCGAGCAGTACCGCCTGCCGGTACTGCTCATGATGGACGAGTGCGTCGGCCACATGACTGAGAAGGTGGTCGTGCCCGAGCCGGACAAGATAAAAGTCCGGCCCCGGCGCTGGTACCGTGGTCCGAAGGAGAACTACCACCCATATCTTCCGGACAAAGACCTGGTGCCGCCGATGGTACGAGCTGGCGACGACTACCGCTTCCACATCACCGGCCTCACCCACGACGAACGCGGCTATCCGGTCATCAACGCCGCGTGCCAGCATCTTTGCGTCACGCGGCTCGTCGAGAAAGTCCGCCGGAACGTTGACGACATCGTTATCCTCGACGAACGCGACACCGAAGATGCCGAAGTTGTGGTCGTGTCCTATGGAATCAGTTACCGCGTCGCCACCCGTGCTATTGCGCTTGCCCGGGCGCAGGGTATCAAAGTCGGCTCGTTGCGCCTAGTAACGGTCTGGCCATTTCCTGAGAAGCGGATTGCAGAACTGGCCCGCAAGGTCAAATGCATGGTCATGCCCGAAATCAACCTCGGCCAGGTTTTCCTCGAACTGGACCGGGTCGCAGGCTGCCATTGCCACACCCGGCTTGTGCCGCACTGCGGTGGCTGGGTCCACGACCCGCAAGACATCCTTGCGGCCATCGTCGAAGGTGCAAAGGCGGATGTCAGATGA
- a CDS encoding ferredoxin family protein, with amino-acid sequence MRSIIPVPATLNMKYWRKPLDAERCKPPHGTVHIIVNRCKGCGFCIKYCPKKVLEFSKDFNRKGYHPPLVARPEDCVDCKLCEVMCPEFAIWVTSDQTCKEPEGPERTPEQQGPEPALEDSDARVSGKSETSNENRA; translated from the coding sequence ATGCGGTCTATAATTCCCGTTCCAGCGACTCTGAACATGAAATATTGGCGCAAGCCGCTCGACGCCGAACGGTGTAAACCGCCGCATGGCACGGTCCATATCATCGTCAACCGGTGCAAAGGTTGTGGATTCTGCATCAAGTACTGCCCGAAGAAGGTGCTCGAGTTCTCCAAGGATTTCAATCGCAAAGGCTATCACCCGCCGCTCGTGGCCCGGCCCGAAGACTGTGTGGACTGCAAACTGTGCGAGGTGATGTGTCCTGAGTTCGCCATCTGGGTGACTTCAGACCAGACGTGCAAGGAACCCGAGGGACCGGAAAGGACGCCGGAACAGCAAGGTCCTGAGCCGGCACTTGAGGACTCAGACGCTAGGGTTTCCGGCAAATCAGAAACCAGCAACGAGAATCGGGCGTGA